From a single Candidatus Binatia bacterium genomic region:
- a CDS encoding succinate dehydrogenase/fumarate reductase iron-sulfur subunit, with protein MKIKLIVWRQANPEAAGHFETYEAKDITPHHSFLEMLDVVNEDLIKQGKDPIVFDHDCREGICGTCSAVVNGVPHGGQQRTTLCQLHMRKFKDGDAIYLEPWRARAFPIIRDLMVDRSALDRLIQAAGWVSCHTGGAPDGNASPIPKPEAEYAMDAAECIGCGACVAACPNGSAMLFAGAKVSQYAALPQGQVEAPQRVAAMIQAMAENGFGNCSNHYECQAACPKGVDVKFITRLNREFHKALVLEKIGAIPST; from the coding sequence ATGAAGATCAAGCTGATCGTGTGGCGCCAGGCCAACCCGGAGGCGGCCGGTCACTTCGAGACGTACGAGGCCAAGGACATCACACCGCACCACTCCTTCCTGGAGATGCTGGACGTGGTCAACGAGGACCTCATCAAGCAGGGCAAGGACCCGATCGTCTTCGACCATGATTGCCGCGAGGGGATCTGCGGGACGTGCTCCGCGGTCGTCAACGGCGTGCCGCACGGCGGGCAGCAGCGCACCACTTTGTGCCAGCTGCACATGCGGAAGTTCAAGGATGGCGACGCGATCTACCTGGAGCCCTGGCGGGCGCGCGCCTTCCCCATCATCCGCGATCTCATGGTGGACCGCAGCGCCCTGGACAGATTGATCCAGGCAGCCGGCTGGGTCTCTTGCCACACCGGCGGCGCGCCGGACGGCAACGCCAGCCCCATCCCGAAGCCGGAAGCCGAATACGCGATGGACGCGGCCGAGTGCATTGGCTGCGGCGCCTGCGTGGCGGCGTGCCCCAACGGCTCGGCCATGCTCTTCGCTGGCGCCAAGGTGTCTCAGTACGCGGCACTCCCGCAGGGCCAGGTGGAGGCACCCCAACGGGTCGCCGCCATGATCCAGGCGATGGCCGAGAACGGCTTCGGGAACTGCTCGAACCACTACGAGTGCCAGGCGGCCTGCCCGAAGGGCGTGGACGTGAAGTTCATCACCCGCCTGAACCGCGAGTTCCACAAGGCCCTCGTTCTCGAGAAGATCGGGGCCATTCCGTCCACGTGA
- a CDS encoding type II toxin-antitoxin system VapC family toxin, whose product MFVLDSDHLSLLQWNVGVEGRRLEKRLSDVAADEIVTTIVNFEEQMRGWLSYLAKSRTVVQQVEAYRRLTRHLEYYRQIPVLDFSEAAAVEYQRLRKLQPRIGSLDLKIAAIVLSKGDTLLSRNLSDFRRISGLKVEDWTS is encoded by the coding sequence ATGTTCGTTCTCGACAGCGATCATCTTAGCTTGCTTCAGTGGAATGTCGGCGTCGAGGGCCGGCGGCTTGAGAAACGCCTCTCCGATGTTGCCGCCGACGAGATCGTCACGACCATCGTCAACTTCGAGGAACAGATGCGCGGGTGGCTATCCTACCTCGCGAAGTCGCGCACGGTTGTACAGCAGGTCGAAGCGTACCGTCGTCTGACTCGCCACCTCGAATACTATCGCCAAATTCCGGTGCTGGATTTCAGCGAAGCTGCTGCGGTTGAGTATCAGCGTCTGCGGAAACTGCAGCCGCGCATTGGAAGCCTGGATCTCAAGATCGCTGCAATCGTCCTGTCGAAGGGAGACACGCTCCTGTCCCGAAATCTCTCCGACTTCCGCCGAATTTCGGGTCTGAAGGTCGAGGACTGGACCTCGTAG
- a CDS encoding fumarate reductase/succinate dehydrogenase flavoprotein subunit — translation MILDGKAPSGRIQDSWDKYRFDLKLVNPANKRKYKVLVVGTGLAGASAAASLGELGYNVEAFCYQDSPRRAHSIAAQGGINAAKNYPNDGDGIYRLFYDTIKGGDFRAREADVWRLAQVSNNIVDQCVAQGVPFARDYAGYLDTRSFGGAQVSRTFFARGQTGQQLLLGAYSALSRQIKAGTVKLFARTEMLDLVVIDGEAKGITVRDLVTGEIRAHAGDAVVLATGGYMNVYYLSTNAMGCSATAIWKAAKKGAFLANPCYTQIHPTCIPQAGDYQSKLTLMSESLRNDGRVWVPKKKEDCGKPAGQIPEEDRDYYLERKYPTFGNLAPRDIASRAAKEQCDDGRGVGPGGRGVYLDFRDSIKRLGEKVIAERYGNLFEMYERITDENGYKQPMRIYPAPHYSMGGLWVDYDLMSNVPGLFVLGEANFSVHGANRLGASALMQGLADGYFVIPNTIGGYLAAATPGKVTVDHPEFAKSAAEVKATNDKLLSISGKRTVTEFTRELGSVMWNDVGMARSDASLKSALQKIPAIREEFWKNVKVTGGSGETNQQIENAGRTADFIEFAEMLTRDALHRKESCGGHFRVEHQYPDGEAMRDDANFCYTAAWEFKGIGKEPELHKEPLKFENVHLAVRSYK, via the coding sequence ATGATCCTCGACGGAAAAGCCCCATCGGGCCGCATTCAGGATTCGTGGGACAAGTACCGCTTCGACCTGAAGCTGGTGAACCCCGCGAACAAGCGGAAGTACAAGGTCCTCGTCGTTGGCACCGGCTTGGCCGGCGCCTCGGCCGCCGCCTCGCTCGGCGAGCTGGGGTACAACGTGGAGGCGTTCTGCTACCAGGACAGCCCCCGGCGCGCCCACTCGATCGCCGCACAGGGCGGCATCAACGCCGCGAAGAACTACCCGAACGACGGCGACGGCATCTACCGGCTGTTCTACGACACCATCAAGGGCGGCGACTTCCGCGCCCGCGAGGCGGACGTCTGGCGGCTGGCCCAGGTCTCCAACAACATCGTCGACCAGTGCGTCGCGCAGGGCGTGCCATTCGCCCGCGACTACGCCGGCTATCTGGACACCCGCTCGTTCGGCGGCGCCCAGGTTTCGCGCACATTCTTCGCGCGCGGCCAGACAGGCCAGCAGCTCCTCCTGGGCGCCTACAGCGCGCTGTCCCGCCAGATCAAGGCGGGGACTGTGAAGCTGTTCGCGCGCACCGAGATGCTCGACCTGGTCGTGATTGACGGCGAGGCGAAGGGGATCACGGTTCGCGACCTGGTGACCGGCGAGATCCGGGCGCACGCTGGCGACGCCGTGGTGCTGGCGACCGGCGGGTACATGAACGTGTACTACCTGTCGACCAACGCGATGGGCTGCAGCGCGACGGCCATCTGGAAGGCCGCCAAGAAGGGCGCCTTCCTCGCCAACCCCTGCTACACGCAGATTCACCCCACCTGCATCCCGCAGGCGGGCGACTACCAGTCGAAGCTGACGCTGATGTCGGAGTCGCTGCGCAACGACGGCCGCGTCTGGGTCCCCAAGAAGAAGGAAGACTGCGGCAAGCCGGCGGGCCAGATCCCCGAGGAGGACCGCGACTATTACCTGGAGCGCAAGTACCCGACCTTCGGCAACCTCGCGCCCCGCGACATCGCGTCCCGCGCCGCCAAGGAGCAGTGCGACGACGGCCGCGGAGTCGGTCCCGGCGGGCGCGGCGTCTACCTCGACTTCCGCGACTCGATCAAGCGGCTCGGCGAGAAGGTGATCGCCGAGCGATACGGCAACCTGTTCGAGATGTACGAGCGCATCACCGACGAGAACGGCTACAAGCAGCCCATGCGCATCTATCCGGCGCCGCACTACTCGATGGGCGGGCTCTGGGTGGACTACGACCTGATGAGCAACGTCCCCGGCCTGTTTGTCCTGGGCGAGGCGAACTTCTCCGTGCACGGCGCCAACCGCCTCGGCGCGAGTGCGCTGATGCAGGGCCTGGCCGACGGCTATTTCGTCATCCCGAACACAATCGGCGGCTACCTGGCGGCCGCCACGCCGGGAAAGGTGACGGTGGACCATCCCGAGTTCGCCAAGTCGGCCGCCGAGGTGAAGGCGACCAACGACAAGTTGCTCTCGATCAGCGGGAAGCGGACGGTCACCGAGTTCACCCGCGAGCTTGGAAGCGTCATGTGGAACGACGTGGGCATGGCGCGCAGCGACGCGTCGCTCAAGAGCGCCCTGCAGAAGATCCCGGCCATCCGCGAGGAGTTCTGGAAGAACGTCAAGGTGACGGGCGGCAGCGGCGAGACCAACCAGCAGATCGAGAACGCCGGCCGCACGGCCGACTTCATCGAATTCGCCGAGATGCTCACGCGCGACGCCCTGCACCGGAAGGAATCCTGCGGCGGTCACTTCCGCGTCGAGCACCAGTACCCGGATGGCGAGGCGATGCGCGACGACGCGAACTTCTGCTACACGGCGGCGTGGGAGTTCAAAGGCATTGGCAAGGAACCCGAGCTTCACAAAGAGCCGCTGAAGTTCGAGAACGTCCACCTCGCGGTGAGGAGCTACAAATAA
- a CDS encoding succinate dehydrogenase cytochrome b subunit, with protein sequence MRLFSSSIGRKALMAVTGLLMVLFVVGHLLGNLTIFWGPSGINAYAMHLHDLAPIVWTSRIVMGLAVVLHIVLSIQLTLENQAAKPQKYAVSRSLRATFASKNMIWTGLILGAFIGYHLLQFTFRVTPGLTLGTDVLQRFDVYSMVVASLRNALVGIVYLVAMVSLWLHLSHGVQSVFQTLGLSNATLLPRYGVAGKVLSAIFLVGFGAIPAVILVGILK encoded by the coding sequence ATGCGACTGTTCTCAAGCTCGATCGGACGAAAGGCGCTCATGGCGGTCACGGGCCTGTTGATGGTCCTGTTCGTCGTCGGCCATCTGCTCGGCAACCTCACCATCTTCTGGGGACCGAGCGGGATCAACGCGTACGCGATGCATCTCCACGACCTCGCGCCGATCGTCTGGACCAGCCGGATCGTCATGGGTCTGGCGGTCGTCCTCCACATCGTCCTGTCGATTCAGCTCACGCTGGAGAACCAGGCGGCCAAGCCCCAGAAGTACGCAGTCTCCAGGTCACTGCGGGCGACCTTCGCCAGCAAGAACATGATCTGGACAGGCCTCATTCTGGGAGCCTTCATTGGCTACCACCTGCTCCAGTTTACGTTCCGCGTCACGCCCGGCCTGACGCTCGGGACCGACGTCCTGCAGCGGTTCGACGTCTACTCGATGGTGGTCGCCTCCCTGCGGAACGCGCTGGTCGGGATCGTCTACCTGGTCGCGATGGTGTCGCTCTGGCTTCACCTCTCCCACGGGGTCCAGAGCGTCTTCCAGACGCTCGGCCTGAGCAACGCCACGCTGCTTCCGCGCTACGGCGTGGCGGGCAAGGTGCTCTCGGCGATTTTCCTGGTCGGCTTCGGGGCGATCCCCGCGGTCATACTCGTTGGCATTTTGAAATAA